The Fictibacillus phosphorivorans genomic sequence ATTCCATGAAGTAGCATTAAACGCCATCCATCATAACCAAGACGAAGTGGCAGAACGCGACTTAGCCAAAATGGGTGATGAATTATTGGCACTGGTTGCAGAAAAGAAGGTTTCTCCACTTATTGAACAAGTGATCACACTAGAAGAAGTACCTGAAACTCTTGTAAAACTTTCAGAGAGACATGTTAAAGGCAAGATTGTTTGTAAGATTGTTTAAGGAGATGATTTTTTGACAATTACCATTAACGCAATACTCAAAGCAAATCCAGGTAAAGAGGAAAGTTTGCGCGAAGAATTGATTAAGGTTGTACAAGCATCACGTAATGAAGAAGGTTGTATCAGCTATACACTTCACGAATCTACTGAGGATCCTGAGACTTTTGTTTTTTATGAAAAGTGGCGTGATGAAGATGCGCTTAACAGGCACATTGATTCACAGCACTATAAAGCCTATCGTAAGAATATAGAAACGCTTGTACAGAATAGAGAAGTATACCGCTTAAACGTCATCGACCTATAAAATGACAAACTGCATCGTATCTCTTCCGGAGCGGTGCAGTTTTTTTGATGCTTTTTAGAAGGGAGGAATTTTTTTGATTGATTTTGAATGGTACCGAAGTTTTATCAGCATCTACAAGCATCGTTCCGTTTCTGCGGCTGCAAAAGCTAGAATTTTAACTCAGCCTGCCATGAGTCAGCATCTAGCAGCTTTAGAAGCAGAAATAGGAGAGCCTCTATTTATTCGTGCTCCCCGAAAGATGATACCTACTGACAAAGGAAAAGAGCTGTATACAAAGATTGTTCCGCTTATAGAGAACTTAGAAAATACGACTTTAGAAATGCTTCATAGTTCATCTGGCAATGGACGTGCACCAGTTATCCGAATCGGTTCGCCTGTAGAATATTTTACGATACGAACTCTTCCTAAAATACGAGACTTAAATATTCGTTTTTTATCTCAGTTTGGAGTGGCGGGTACATTACTCGAAAAGCTAGAGAAGGATGAAGTAGATCTTATTCTGACGACTCAAAAAATGCAGCAGCAAGGAATTGAATATCAAAAGCTCGAGGATGAAGTGTTTGTTGCTGTGGTACCGCCATCCTATGAAACGAGTGCCGGGAATGATGCTGTTGAAATTGAACGATGGCTGAACAAACAGAACTGGCTGAGCTATGGATTGGAACTTCCTATCATAAGAAGGTATTGGCGTGACCATTTTAAAAAGCGGCCAGACTTTCAACCTTGTCACGTGATAC encodes the following:
- a CDS encoding putative quinol monooxygenase, with amino-acid sequence MTITINAILKANPGKEESLREELIKVVQASRNEEGCISYTLHESTEDPETFVFYEKWRDEDALNRHIDSQHYKAYRKNIETLVQNREVYRLNVIDL
- a CDS encoding LysR family transcriptional regulator, which translates into the protein MIDFEWYRSFISIYKHRSVSAAAKARILTQPAMSQHLAALEAEIGEPLFIRAPRKMIPTDKGKELYTKIVPLIENLENTTLEMLHSSSGNGRAPVIRIGSPVEYFTIRTLPKIRDLNIRFLSQFGVAGTLLEKLEKDEVDLILTTQKMQQQGIEYQKLEDEVFVAVVPPSYETSAGNDAVEIERWLNKQNWLSYGLELPIIRRYWRDHFKKRPDFQPCHVIPDLRSVLEGIENGLGMSILPTYLVEKSLQENRVKVLFPELTTENTIYVAYKVEQKNNPVLVKVLEALKRKN